The DNA sequence CCTTTTTATTTCTTTATCTTTTTATCAACCACTTTAATAGTTGCCTTGTCATAAGAAACCCATTTGCCGCCATCGGAAATAAAGGTCGTGATCAATTTGGTGGTAGTTTGCCCGTTTTCGTCAAAAGTGGTGTCGCCGATTACGCCTTTGTAGTTTTTGGTCGTCCTTATGGCCTCAATTACCTTGGCGTGGTCGGTGGACTTCGCCCTGGAAATAGCGTCCATGATCACGCCCATAGTATCATAAGCGAACTGTCCGTAAGCCTCGTAAGGCTCGGCGTACTTGGCCGCTTCATAGTCGGCTTTGAACTGTTTGCCGCCGGGCAGCTCTTCCAAAGGTTTGCCGATATTGAAAGCGATCATGCCGGCGGCGGCATCGCCCGCGATTTTATTGAAAGTATCGGAAATTATGCCGGAATCGCTTAGAAACAGGCAATCCATCTTCAGATCGGCCATCTGGCGTTTAAGCAGGGCCGCTTCCGTCGCCACGCCGCCAAAATAAACGGCATCGGGGTTTTTGGCTTTTATGTTGGTCAAAAGGGCTGAAAAATCCTGCTGCCCGACCGCTATGCCGTCTTCCGACAAAATCGTCGCGCCGTTTTTCTTGGCCGCCTCGCCGAACTGCGTGGCGTTTGTCTTGCCGTAATCGGTACGGTCGTTGATAAGGCAAATAGTCTTTACGCCCCATTCTTTGGTCGCCAGTTCGCCGGCATATTCGTTTTGCACGTTGGCGGCCGTCATGACGCGGGTGACTTCTTTGAAGCCTTTGCCGGTGATGTCGGGATGAATCGCGGCCGTGATTACTATCGGCACTTTGCTTCTGTGGAAAATAGGCACGGTGGCCAGAGCGCATCCGCTGTTAAAATGCCCGCCGACAGCGACAATATTTTTATCGGCGATCAATTTGTTCGCGGCCGATACGGCGGTGGAAGGATCCCCTGCGTCATCGGCGAAGACCACTTCAAATTTGTAAGGATATTTGCCTGATTCGTTCGCTTTTTTAACTGCCAAGTCAGCGGAATTTTTCAGGCCGACCCCGGTTGCGGCATTGCCGCCCGTGAGCGGCGCCAGAAAGCCAATCTTGACCACCTCGGCTTTTTTCTCCCCGCCGCATCCTGCTACCAGCAGCATTGCCATAGCTAACAAAAGTAACCGCGAAAACAATTTTTTCATTTTCATCCTCCATGCATATTAAAATTTAACACAAATGACGAAAATATAATAGCATATAACTTTCTATTTTGCAACAGATTAATTATAAATAAAAATATTAAATTAATAACTATCCATTGATTAGAGGAAATATATTAGCCCGCCACATTGATTGCGCAAAGAAAACCGCTGGCGAAGGAATGCATTGCCATGGATAATTATTCTAAACACGAACAGCTGCGGGAACAAAATTTCATCCGGCGGGAGCTTTTGCTCCCGCCGGATGTCGGTTGCGCATTTGTTGCAGTCATGAAGGACAAGGGTTGGCGCCTCTCAGCCAACCCTTGCGGCGAACATAGTCCGCCCAAGGCGGTCGAACAATGCCGCCCTATGCGTTGGCCAAACGCTTGTATGTTTCAAGGCGCAGCTTGGCATCGTTTTCCGTTTTCTGAAAAAGCGCTTCCGCCTGCATAGGATATTGCTGCAAAAGCGAGGAATATCTGACTTCGCCCATGAGAAAATCGCGGAAATTGGCGGTTGGCTCTTTGGAGTCAAGGACAAAGGGATTTTTGCCTTCGTCCGCCAAAGCGGGATTGTATCGGTACATAGCCCAATAACCGCAGTCAACGGCCCGTTTGGCTTCCAACTGGCTTTTGCCCATGCCGTCCCTCAAGCCGTGATTGATACAAGGGGCGTAGGCGATGACAAGCGAGGGGCCGCGGTACGCCTCGGCTTCGCGGATCGCTTTCAGCGTCTGGGCTTTATCCGCGCCCATGGAAATTTGCGCTACATAGACATAGCCGTAGCTAATGGCCATCATGCCGAGATCTTTTTTGCGGGTGCGCTTGCCGCTGGCGGCAAATTTGGCGATCGCGGCGGCCGGCGTGGCTTTTGACGACTGCCCGCCGGTATTTGAATAAACTTCCGTATCGAATACAAGGACATTGACGTCCTCGCCGGAGGCAAGCACGTGATCAAGGCCGCCGTAGCCGATGTCGTAGGCCCAGCCATCGCCGCCGAATATCCATTGCGATCTCTTCACAAGATAATCACGGCCTTCGTATATCTCGTTGAGCAGTTTGTCGCCGCCTCTTTCCTTTTCCAAAAGGCTGATCAATTTTTCGGCCCGTTCGTGCGTTCCCGCGCTCTCATCCTTTTTTTCCAGCCATTCGGCAAGGGCGGCTTTAAGTTCCCCCGCCGCGCCGGGCAGCGCTTTTTCAACTTTTAAAGTCAAGAGGCCGCGAACTTGCGTTGCGCCCGTATACATGCCGAGGCCAAATTCGGCGTTGTCTTCAAAGAGCGAATTTGCCCAGGCCGGGCCGCGCCCGCGATGGTTGACGGTATAGGGCATGGAAGGCGCGCTGGCGCCCCAAATCGAAGAACAGCCGGTGGCGTTGCTTATAACCATACGGTCGCCGAAAAGCTGGGTAACCAGTTTGGCGTAGGGCGTTTCGCCGCAGCCGGCGCAAGCGCCGGAAAATTCCAGCAAGGGCGTTTCAAATTGCACGCCTTTGACGGTTGACGTATTCATGGGGTTTGGCTTGGGCGCAAGGCTTCTGGAATAGTTCCAGGCATCGGCCTTGTCCAATTGGCTCTCCAGCGGCTTCATGACCAGCGCCTTTTCCTTGGATGGGCAAACTTGCGCGCAATTGCCGCAGCCGGTACAATCCAGCACTGATATTACTATGCTGAAATTAAGGCCTTTAGCGCCGACGGCCGGTTTTGAGCGGAAAACATCGGGGGCTTTGGCGGCTTCGCCGGCATCGGAAAGGGCAGGGCGCACGGCGGCGTGGGGGCAGACAAAAGCGCATTGATTGCACTGGATGCATTTGTCCGGCTGCCATTCCGGCACGTCAACGGCTATGCCGCGCTTTTCATAGGCAGAAGTCCCAACGGGGAAGGTGCCGTCTTCCGCGCCGTCAAAAATGCTGACCGGCAACAAATCGCCTTCCATCTTGTTGACGGGGACAAGCAGCCGCTCGATAAAAGCGGGGACTGCTGCCCCGCCGGCCTTTTCCTCGTCCTGCGCGCGCTTCCAGTCCGCCGGCGCGTCTACCTTTGATATGGCGTCAATGCCCCGGTCGATCGCGGCGTAGTTCATGTCAAGCACGGCTTGCCCCTTGAGGCCGTAAGATTCATCGACCGCTTCTTTCAGATACTTAACGGCGTCGCCAAGCGGTATGATGTCGGCCAGTTTGAAGAAAGCGGCCTGCATGATCATATTGATGCGCCCGCCGAGGCCCAATTGGGCGGCAATGCCTATGGCGTCAATAATGTAGAAATTAATCTCGTTTTCGGCAATATAGCGCTTCACTTTGGCCGGAAGGCGCTGGCCGGCTTCTTCCGGGCGCCAGAGGCAATTCAGGAGGAAAACCCCTTTTTTCTTCAACCCGTTCAATATGTCATACTGATTAATGTAAGATTGTTTGTGGCAGGCGATGAAGTCGGCCTTTTCAATAAGGTACGGCTGCTTGATCGGGCTGCTGCCGAATCTTAAATGCGACACGGTGATGCCGCCGGACTTTTTGGAATCGTAAAAGAAATACCCTTGGGCGTTCATGTCGGTGTGGTCGCCGATAATTTTAATGGCGCTCTTGTTGGCGCCGACCGTGCCGTCGGAGCCAAGCCCCCAGAACTTGCAGTTTTTGGTGCCGGGGGCGGTAGCGTCGATATCTTCGCCCGGGGCGAGCGACAAATGGGTAACGTCGTCAACAATGCCGACGGTGAAGCCGTTCATCGGGTCGGGCTTTTTTAGTTCGTCAAATATGCCGAGCACATGCGACGGTAAAAATTCTTTGGAACCTAACGCATAGCGTCCTCCCACAATGACCGGGCTCAAGCCGCAATTGTAAAAAGCGGCGCGCACGTCGGTATAAAGCGGCTCGCCCACCGCGCCCGATTCTTTGGTGCGGTCAAGCACGGCTACTTTTTGCACGCTTTTCGGGATAGCCGCGAAAAAGTGTTTGACCGAGAAAGGACGGAAAAGATGGACGTTGACCATGCCGACCTTTTCGCCTTTGCCGTTTAGATAATCAACCGCGCTCTCAATGGTTTCGCAGCCGGAGCCAATGGCGACGACAATCCGTTCGGCGTCCGGCGCGCCGTAATAATTGAACGGTTTGTAATCTTTTCCGGTCAGCTTGTTGATCGCCCGCATGTTCTTTTCCACGATGTCCGGCAAGGCCATATAAAATTTATTGATAGACTCGCGCATCTGAAAATATATATCGGAGTTTTGCGCCGTGCCGCGCATAACCGGCCGGTTGGGGCTGAGCGCGCGGCTGCGGAAAGCCGCGAGGGCTTTGTAGTCGATGATCTTTGCCAGATCGTCGTAATCCAGCAGCTTTATTTTCTGCACTTCGTGCGAAGTGCGGAAACCGTCAAAAAAATTAAGAAAAGGCAAACGGCCTTCAATGGCCGACAAATGCGCCACCGCGCTCAGATCCATCACTTCCTGTACGCTGCTTTCGGCCAGAAGGGCAAAGCCTGTCTGTCGCGTGGCCATAACGTCCTGATGATCGCCGAAGATACTGAGCGCGTTCGCCGCCAAAGCGCGCGCCGAAACGTGAAATACTGCGGGCAACAATTCGCCCGCGATTTTATACATATCGGGTATCATAAGCAGCAGGCCTTGCGAGGCGGTATAAGTGGACGTCAACGCGCCTGATTGCAAAGAACCGTGCACCGCGCCGACCGCGCCGCCTTCCGACTGCATTTCGACGACCTTCACTTTTTGCCCGAAAATATTGGTTTTTCCCTCTGCCGACCATTCGTCGACCGCTTCCGCCATGGGCGACGACGGCGTGATCGGAAAAATGGCCGCCACTTCGGTAAAGGCATATGACGTGTATGCCGCCGCAGTATTTCCATCCATAGTTTTGGTTTTTGCCATTATAAAATCCCCCTAATAAAATTTATTTAAACTTTCTATGCAGCGCGGCAATAAATTATCCCGCAAACAAAGCATCGCCCAACTGTTTGTCCTTGCAGG is a window from the Acidaminococcales bacterium genome containing:
- a CDS encoding branched-chain amino acid ABC transporter substrate-binding protein, with the translated sequence MKKLFSRLLLLAMAMLLVAGCGGEKKAEVVKIGFLAPLTGGNAATGVGLKNSADLAVKKANESGKYPYKFEVVFADDAGDPSTAVSAANKLIADKNIVAVGGHFNSGCALATVPIFHRSKVPIVITAAIHPDITGKGFKEVTRVMTAANVQNEYAGELATKEWGVKTICLINDRTDYGKTNATQFGEAAKKNGATILSEDGIAVGQQDFSALLTNIKAKNPDAVYFGGVATEAALLKRQMADLKMDCLFLSDSGIISDTFNKIAGDAAAGMIAFNIGKPLEELPGGKQFKADYEAAKYAEPYEAYGQFAYDTMGVIMDAISRAKSTDHAKVIEAIRTTKNYKGVIGDTTFDENGQTTTKLITTFISDGGKWVSYDKATIKVVDKKIKK
- the nifJ gene encoding pyruvate:ferredoxin (flavodoxin) oxidoreductase; protein product: MAKTKTMDGNTAAAYTSYAFTEVAAIFPITPSSPMAEAVDEWSAEGKTNIFGQKVKVVEMQSEGGAVGAVHGSLQSGALTSTYTASQGLLLMIPDMYKIAGELLPAVFHVSARALAANALSIFGDHQDVMATRQTGFALLAESSVQEVMDLSAVAHLSAIEGRLPFLNFFDGFRTSHEVQKIKLLDYDDLAKIIDYKALAAFRSRALSPNRPVMRGTAQNSDIYFQMRESINKFYMALPDIVEKNMRAINKLTGKDYKPFNYYGAPDAERIVVAIGSGCETIESAVDYLNGKGEKVGMVNVHLFRPFSVKHFFAAIPKSVQKVAVLDRTKESGAVGEPLYTDVRAAFYNCGLSPVIVGGRYALGSKEFLPSHVLGIFDELKKPDPMNGFTVGIVDDVTHLSLAPGEDIDATAPGTKNCKFWGLGSDGTVGANKSAIKIIGDHTDMNAQGYFFYDSKKSGGITVSHLRFGSSPIKQPYLIEKADFIACHKQSYINQYDILNGLKKKGVFLLNCLWRPEEAGQRLPAKVKRYIAENEINFYIIDAIGIAAQLGLGGRINMIMQAAFFKLADIIPLGDAVKYLKEAVDESYGLKGQAVLDMNYAAIDRGIDAISKVDAPADWKRAQDEEKAGGAAVPAFIERLLVPVNKMEGDLLPVSIFDGAEDGTFPVGTSAYEKRGIAVDVPEWQPDKCIQCNQCAFVCPHAAVRPALSDAGEAAKAPDVFRSKPAVGAKGLNFSIVISVLDCTGCGNCAQVCPSKEKALVMKPLESQLDKADAWNYSRSLAPKPNPMNTSTVKGVQFETPLLEFSGACAGCGETPYAKLVTQLFGDRMVISNATGCSSIWGASAPSMPYTVNHRGRGPAWANSLFEDNAEFGLGMYTGATQVRGLLTLKVEKALPGAAGELKAALAEWLEKKDESAGTHERAEKLISLLEKERGGDKLLNEIYEGRDYLVKRSQWIFGGDGWAYDIGYGGLDHVLASGEDVNVLVFDTEVYSNTGGQSSKATPAAAIAKFAASGKRTRKKDLGMMAISYGYVYVAQISMGADKAQTLKAIREAEAYRGPSLVIAYAPCINHGLRDGMGKSQLEAKRAVDCGYWAMYRYNPALADEGKNPFVLDSKEPTANFRDFLMGEVRYSSLLQQYPMQAEALFQKTENDAKLRLETYKRLANA